In one Leptospiraceae bacterium genomic region, the following are encoded:
- a CDS encoding SCO family protein, whose amino-acid sequence MKKSMLIILLLVMNACKEQQDHSKHAHHEHHKMESGKVSGESVYNLEGKSLKNQNAEAISLSDFKNSKVLVSMIFSTCKDICPRLVADMQNIERKLEKDSIQDVKYVLISFDSDKDTPNVLKEYAVKMKFDLKRWTLIHASASDIAEIAAVLGVKYKKMEDGTFSHSNLISLLNAKGEIVYRLEGLGQNPDALIEKLKSL is encoded by the coding sequence ATGAAAAAAAGTATGTTAATTATTTTGCTTCTTGTTATGAATGCTTGCAAGGAGCAACAGGATCACTCAAAGCATGCTCATCATGAGCATCACAAAATGGAATCCGGAAAAGTTAGCGGAGAGTCCGTGTATAATTTGGAAGGAAAATCACTAAAAAATCAAAACGCTGAAGCTATCAGCCTGAGCGATTTCAAAAACTCTAAGGTATTAGTGAGCATGATCTTTTCGACCTGTAAAGATATCTGTCCTCGCCTGGTTGCTGATATGCAAAACATTGAAAGAAAATTAGAAAAAGATTCTATTCAGGATGTGAAATATGTTCTTATTTCTTTTGATTCCGATAAAGATACTCCGAATGTATTAAAAGAGTATGCAGTCAAAATGAAATTTGACTTGAAACGTTGGACTTTGATTCATGCCAGTGCTTCTGATATCGCCGAGATTGCAGCTGTATTGGGAGTGAAGTACAAAAAGATGGAAGACGGAACATTTTCTCATTCTAATTTGATAAGTCTTTTAAATGCGAAAGGAGAAATCGTGTACAGGCTGGAAGGCTTAGGACAAAATCCGGATGCTTTGATTGAAAAACTAAAGAGTCTTTAA
- a CDS encoding VWA domain-containing protein — protein MEIDQWVFKKLYHPIKNLLAKKKSPELIERTVELSSLKQRLSIFACLISGETIRIQEAEKEGGYRGNVFYLPTSYYHGPSLKDNTDFYIFRVLYLTFQKKLQLNWEKEGIYNRTHSLQKAKNAFPGVLEEIHKHFPETKEWIQNICKHESTFQEQLSNKTFPLSYLHGVFMSPEKREDSSSMSLRDSDRKLQSYSTEKEGKPKEEVIVLEENKEKTREYTLNHNFEKIETVEEFKGDWRTLDGEDELDTHEEALNELDLRHLIRTEESSSSLYKSDVLRADIPLEAKDVIYTENRFLYDEWNYKKKGYRKNYCSVLEYPFTQKHSSYYSECLNKNALTLKQLKEKMNRLANQLESVRHQEYGEELDMDSLLDYTVQLLSHSSPNERVYVSKRKQKRDMSLLLLIDLSLSTDGYVSNNRILDVEKESVILLGELCNEYEDRFRIDCFSSKTRNDCEYINVKSFSDTWDSKKHFIGALEPRGYTRIGPAIRHAKSILEKEVSRKKWILLLSDGKPNDYDRYEGKYGIEDVKKAVQECEKSNIHLFALAIEKSAKDYLPPMLGEGRFQILNHPKKLPQAMADIYSRVFR, from the coding sequence ATGGAAATTGATCAGTGGGTTTTTAAAAAACTTTACCACCCGATAAAAAACTTACTAGCCAAAAAAAAATCACCTGAACTAATTGAAAGAACGGTAGAGCTTTCCTCTCTTAAGCAAAGATTAAGTATTTTTGCCTGTCTCATAAGCGGTGAGACAATTCGTATACAGGAAGCCGAAAAAGAAGGTGGATACAGAGGAAACGTGTTTTATCTTCCGACTTCCTACTATCACGGCCCAAGCTTGAAGGACAATACGGACTTTTATATATTTCGAGTTTTGTATTTAACTTTTCAGAAAAAACTACAATTAAACTGGGAAAAAGAAGGAATCTATAATCGTACACATTCTTTACAAAAAGCTAAAAATGCTTTTCCTGGAGTATTAGAAGAAATTCATAAACATTTTCCGGAAACAAAAGAATGGATTCAGAATATCTGTAAACATGAGTCTACCTTTCAGGAACAATTATCCAATAAGACATTTCCTCTTTCCTATCTCCATGGAGTATTTATGAGTCCCGAAAAAAGAGAGGACTCAAGTTCTATGTCACTACGGGACTCAGATAGAAAACTTCAATCCTATTCAACCGAAAAAGAAGGAAAGCCTAAGGAAGAAGTCATTGTCTTAGAGGAAAATAAAGAAAAAACGCGAGAATATACCTTAAACCATAATTTTGAGAAGATAGAAACAGTAGAAGAATTCAAAGGTGACTGGAGAACTCTGGATGGAGAGGATGAGTTAGATACACATGAAGAGGCACTCAATGAATTAGACTTACGTCATTTAATACGGACGGAAGAATCCAGTTCCTCTCTGTATAAAAGTGATGTCCTTAGAGCCGACATTCCTCTTGAAGCAAAAGATGTAATTTATACTGAAAATCGTTTCTTGTATGATGAATGGAATTATAAGAAAAAAGGATATAGAAAGAACTATTGTTCGGTACTGGAATATCCTTTTACCCAAAAACATTCTTCCTATTATTCAGAATGTTTAAATAAGAATGCTTTAACTTTAAAGCAATTAAAAGAAAAGATGAATCGTCTCGCTAACCAACTTGAGAGTGTAAGACATCAAGAATATGGGGAAGAGTTGGACATGGATTCTCTTCTTGATTATACAGTTCAATTATTAAGTCATTCCAGTCCGAATGAAAGAGTATATGTATCAAAGCGCAAACAAAAGAGGGATATGTCTTTATTGCTATTGATTGATCTCAGTTTGTCTACTGATGGATATGTATCCAATAATCGCATCCTTGATGTAGAAAAGGAATCTGTAATCCTTTTGGGGGAACTTTGTAATGAATATGAAGATCGTTTCCGAATAGATTGCTTTTCCTCGAAAACTCGAAATGATTGCGAATACATTAATGTAAAATCTTTCTCGGACACCTGGGATTCCAAAAAACACTTTATTGGTGCTTTAGAACCCAGGGGCTATACGCGCATCGGTCCGGCCATTCGGCATGCAAAAAGTATATTAGAAAAAGAAGTTTCGCGTAAGAAATGGATACTTTTACTTTCTGACGGAAAACCGAATGATTATGACAGATATGAAGGTAAATATGGGATTGAAGATGTAAAAAAGGCGGTGCAGGAATGTGAAAAATCGAATATTCATCTTTTTGCCCTGGCCATAGAGAAATCGGCTAAAGATTACTTGCCACCGATGTTGGGAGAAGGTAGGTTCCAAATACTCAATCATCCCAAAAAACTGCCACAGGCCATGGCAGATATATATTCGAGGGTATTTCGTTAG
- a CDS encoding CbbQ/NirQ/NorQ/GpvN family protein codes for MSSHSPSVFYKPTGKEIEIFESCFKNKLPLLLKGPTGAGKTRFIEYMASKLQLELITVSCHEETSAVDLLGRHLIKGAETIWQDGPLTRAVRNGAILYLDEIAEARPDVIVAIHPLTDHRRELFLDRLNETIYAKDSFMLIASFNPGYQRGWKELKPSTRQRFVSIQFSYPSFDLEKEILQKESGIEDSIAKRLVQIAHRIRASYDLSLSETVSTRLLVDAAKLIASGISPRMACEVAIAQPLSDDPDTIFALRDMISLVF; via the coding sequence ATGTCTTCTCACTCTCCATCGGTGTTTTACAAACCCACAGGTAAGGAAATTGAAATCTTCGAATCCTGCTTCAAAAACAAGTTACCCTTGCTTTTGAAAGGACCAACGGGTGCAGGAAAAACGAGATTCATTGAATACATGGCCTCGAAATTGCAATTAGAATTAATTACCGTTTCCTGTCATGAAGAAACTTCGGCAGTTGACTTACTGGGGAGACACCTGATAAAGGGTGCAGAAACAATATGGCAGGATGGCCCTCTCACGAGGGCTGTTCGAAATGGAGCAATTCTCTATTTAGATGAAATTGCTGAAGCCAGACCCGATGTAATTGTAGCCATACATCCTCTCACTGACCACAGAAGAGAGTTATTTTTAGACAGGTTAAACGAAACGATATATGCGAAAGATTCTTTTATGTTGATTGCTTCTTTTAATCCGGGTTATCAGCGTGGATGGAAGGAATTAAAGCCTTCAACCCGACAAAGATTTGTAAGTATTCAATTTTCCTATCCTTCCTTTGACCTGGAAAAAGAAATATTACAAAAAGAGTCCGGTATTGAAGATAGTATTGCAAAGCGACTGGTGCAAATTGCACATCGAATCAGAGCTTCCTATGACTTAAGCCTTTCTGAGACGGTATCTACACGACTGCTGGTGGATGCAGCGAAATTAATTGCTTCAGGAATTTCCCCACGTATGGCCTGCGAAGTGGCTATTGCCCAGCCTCTTTCGGATGATCCGGATACCATCTTTGCTCTGAGAGATATGATTTCTCTGGTGTTTTAG